CACCAAAATCTATAATCGTTCCCTGGTAATCAGAACGAACATTTTCAAAAATACGGACAATATCTTCAATTGGCTTCTTTCGGGTAAGACCCTCAAATTCCCTGATGTCGCGGACAATTTTTTTCAGATCCAGACCGGTCATCTCCAACAAATCCCTGCCATAACAGTATTAACTATCCCTTTTTAACCGGATCAGCCTTCTTCTCTCCTCACTCACCTGAGACAGATCCTTTCCAAGAAGTCCGTAGGCATCAGCGCGGCACTGTCTGCAGTGCTTCATCTGGCTTACAAATTCCTCACATGCCTTCTGAGCCTTTGCCCTTTCTTCCGTGGTAGGCGCTCTGAGGGATGAAAACTCACCCTGTGGTATCATCGGAATGATATTCATGATATACACTCCCATCTCACTCATCCTTCTGGCAATATCTACCACATGGTCATCATTGATAGTAGGAATAAGAACTGTGTTGATCTTCACAACAATACCGGCATCCACAGCTGCTCTGATACCTTCCATCTGGCGCCTGTGGAGTATCTTTGCCGCTTCCGGACCTTTGTAGATCTTCCCTTCATGAACTATATGTGAATAGATCTTCTCCATAATTTTAGGATCAACTGCATTCACAGTAACTGTAAGAGTGGATATATCCAGCCTAACCAGATCATCCACCCTATCAGGAAGAGCCAGACCATTGGTGCTCATGCACAGAAGAAGATCAGGAAACTCTTTCTTAACCAGCTCAAGAGTTTCAAATGTCTCATCATTTGCCAGTGGATCTCCAGGCCCTGCAATTCCCACCACCTTGATATAAGGGTGTTCACTTAGCACATTTCGAAGTTTGGAGACAGCCTCCTGGGGGGTTAGAACTTCACTGGTAACCCCGGGCCTGCTCTCGTTGACGCAGTCGTATTCACGTACACAGAACCTGCACTGGATATTGCATGCAGGTGCAACAGGAAGATGTATCCGTCCATACTTGTGCTGGGCTTTTGGATCATAGCAGGGATGATCAGCTATCTTTCTTAGAACATCACTGCCCTCATATTCAGGACATGCTGATATTTCCGAATGCCTGCTATCTCCCTGAACCTTCTCATTTTCTTTATCTGGCATCTTATTCTCCATGAGTAAAAGCAATCACAGTACAATTAAAACATTAAAATCCATCTATAAATTAGCATCCGT
Above is a genomic segment from Methanosalsum zhilinae DSM 4017 containing:
- the nifB gene encoding nitrogenase cofactor biosynthesis protein NifB codes for the protein MPDKENEKVQGDSRHSEISACPEYEGSDVLRKIADHPCYDPKAQHKYGRIHLPVAPACNIQCRFCVREYDCVNESRPGVTSEVLTPQEAVSKLRNVLSEHPYIKVVGIAGPGDPLANDETFETLELVKKEFPDLLLCMSTNGLALPDRVDDLVRLDISTLTVTVNAVDPKIMEKIYSHIVHEGKIYKGPEAAKILHRRQMEGIRAAVDAGIVVKINTVLIPTINDDHVVDIARRMSEMGVYIMNIIPMIPQGEFSSLRAPTTEERAKAQKACEEFVSQMKHCRQCRADAYGLLGKDLSQVSEERRRLIRLKRDS